From the genome of Brevibacterium sp. JSBI002, one region includes:
- a CDS encoding DUF485 domain-containing protein translates to MTDPVNAGVDFLAEEDKPEFKALKRKRFSVVIPLSIAFLVWYFLYVILSTYAHDFMSTKVVGEINVGLVFGLLQFVTTFAITMFYVSFANKKLDPPAEAIRKRLQAESEGHRS, encoded by the coding sequence ATGACTGACCCTGTCAACGCCGGTGTTGACTTCCTCGCAGAGGAGGACAAGCCGGAGTTCAAGGCCCTCAAGCGCAAACGCTTCTCGGTGGTGATCCCGCTGTCGATCGCGTTCCTCGTCTGGTACTTCCTCTACGTCATCCTCAGCACGTACGCCCACGATTTCATGTCGACGAAGGTCGTGGGGGAGATCAACGTCGGACTCGTATTCGGACTGCTGCAGTTCGTGACGACTTTCGCGATCACGATGTTCTACGTCTCGTTCGCCAACAAGAAGCTCGACCCTCCCGCGGAAGCGATCCGTAAACGACTGCAGGCCGAATCGGAAGGACACCGCTCATGA
- a CDS encoding Ppx/GppA phosphatase family protein translates to MRLAVLDIGSNSVHLLVVDAHVGAPPLPATSHKEVLRLAEFLSDDGTIDSEGQERLRSFIADAVEIAEDQGAEQILAFATSAVREAPNGIGLIESINAQLGVTLNVMSGRDEARVTFLAARRWFGWSAGKILLLDIGGGSLEIAAGQDEYPLAAVSIPLGAGRTYSEFLPDPMPTEEDIHRLRKHARAQIGRIAGDINRVGVPDQVVGSSKTFRSLARIAGAAPSGDGIYAPRKLFRRDLEGIIDTLASRTPEERATLPGVSEARAGQVLAGAIVAEAAFTIFDIGVMNISPWALREGIIMRKLDLLDSAEQSSAMRVETVSALD, encoded by the coding sequence ATGCGCCTAGCAGTCCTCGATATCGGCTCCAACAGCGTCCACCTCCTGGTCGTCGACGCCCACGTCGGAGCACCGCCCCTGCCGGCCACCTCGCACAAGGAGGTGCTCCGCCTCGCCGAATTCCTCAGCGATGACGGAACGATCGATTCCGAAGGGCAGGAACGGCTGCGCTCCTTCATCGCCGATGCCGTCGAGATCGCCGAAGACCAAGGTGCGGAGCAGATCCTCGCCTTCGCCACCTCGGCGGTCAGGGAAGCTCCGAACGGGATCGGACTCATCGAATCGATCAACGCTCAGCTCGGGGTCACCCTCAACGTGATGTCGGGTCGCGACGAGGCCCGCGTGACCTTCCTCGCCGCCCGCCGCTGGTTCGGGTGGTCGGCCGGGAAGATCCTGCTGCTCGACATCGGCGGCGGCTCGCTCGAGATCGCGGCGGGTCAGGACGAATACCCGCTGGCGGCCGTGTCGATTCCCCTCGGCGCCGGACGCACCTATTCCGAGTTCCTCCCGGACCCGATGCCCACCGAAGAGGACATCCACCGCCTGCGCAAACATGCCCGGGCGCAGATCGGACGCATCGCCGGCGATATCAACAGGGTCGGAGTGCCCGACCAGGTCGTCGGTTCGTCGAAGACCTTCCGCTCCCTGGCGCGCATCGCCGGTGCCGCTCCGAGCGGCGACGGAATCTATGCTCCCAGGAAGCTCTTCCGCCGCGACCTCGAAGGCATCATCGACACCCTCGCATCCCGCACCCCCGAAGAGCGGGCGACCCTGCCCGGCGTCTCCGAGGCGCGTGCCGGTCAGGTGCTGGCCGGAGCGATCGTCGCCGAGGCGGCCTTCACGATCTTCGACATCGGCGTGATGAACATCTCCCCATGGGCGCTGCGCGAAGGCATCATCATGCGCAAACTCGACCTCCTCGACTCTGCCGAGCAGTCCTCGGCGATGCGCGTGGAGACCGTCTCCGCCCTCGACTGA
- a CDS encoding MIP/aquaporin family protein — protein MGTIFLFEIAGTAMLMLLGVGVVANVVLGKTKGNGGGWLLISFGWGLAVFAGVFVAYKTGAHLNPAVTFGILASGADEYAPGIAVTFGNTIAYLAAEMIGAMLGAVLAWAVYKKHYDEEKDAGNILGTFSTGPELRSYGWNFVTEVIATFVLVFVILLFGKTPHELGPLAVGLLVVVIGASLGGPTGYAINPARDLGPRIIHALLPIPNKGGSDWAYSWVPIAGPLVGGVLAGVASQAFV, from the coding sequence ATGGGCACCATCTTCCTCTTCGAGATCGCCGGTACGGCGATGCTCATGCTGCTCGGCGTCGGCGTCGTCGCCAACGTCGTTCTCGGCAAGACCAAAGGCAACGGCGGCGGCTGGCTGCTGATCTCCTTCGGCTGGGGCCTCGCGGTCTTCGCCGGTGTCTTCGTCGCCTACAAGACCGGCGCACACCTCAACCCCGCCGTGACCTTCGGCATCCTCGCCAGCGGAGCCGACGAATATGCCCCCGGCATCGCCGTGACATTCGGCAACACCATTGCCTATCTCGCGGCCGAGATGATCGGAGCGATGCTCGGTGCCGTCCTCGCGTGGGCCGTGTACAAGAAGCACTACGACGAAGAGAAGGACGCGGGAAACATCCTCGGCACCTTCTCCACCGGTCCGGAGCTGCGCTCCTACGGCTGGAACTTCGTCACCGAGGTGATCGCGACCTTCGTCCTCGTATTCGTCATCCTTCTCTTCGGCAAGACCCCGCACGAGCTCGGACCCTTGGCCGTCGGCCTCCTCGTTGTCGTCATCGGCGCTTCGCTGGGCGGTCCCACCGGCTACGCCATCAACCCGGCACGTGACCTCGGTCCGCGCATCATCCACGCCCTGCTGCCGATCCCGAACAAGGGCGGCTCCGACTGGGCGTACTCGTGGGTGCCGATCGCCGGACCGCTGGTCGGCGGCGTCCTCGCAGGTGTGGCCTCCCAGGCATTCGTCTGA
- a CDS encoding sugar phosphate isomerase/epimerase family protein: protein MSKKSKSQRKVLTTKNSARSNSKRHKEYFDKHDVYENDAHHVSDNRIRLGLSSSSVSPMTVEETFTQAAKHGYDGVEIMVTHNTETRDVDLINGLAGDTGLDVISLHAPTLLFLPRVLHKDHWEKLRITANLANEVGADTVVLHPPFRWQGEYALGFVDGVRQVAQETGVRLAVENMYPWRAGLREIQVYYPDWNPLDEDYDDLTFDFSHASTAGMNALETVGEIFDQLRHVHLTDGAGSLKDEHLVPGEGTMPVAETLQYLAKHNWQGDVVVEVNTRFVRRQSAREKMLADSIAFAREHLGLDADTPRRNAHSHTRTSEHRPSRSGKAGAES from the coding sequence ATGAGCAAGAAGTCGAAGTCCCAGCGGAAGGTGTTGACCACCAAGAATTCTGCGCGTTCGAATTCGAAGCGCCACAAGGAGTACTTCGACAAACACGACGTCTACGAGAATGACGCACATCACGTCTCCGACAATCGGATCAGACTCGGCCTCTCCAGCTCCTCCGTCTCACCCATGACCGTCGAGGAGACCTTCACCCAAGCGGCCAAACACGGCTACGACGGTGTCGAGATCATGGTCACCCATAACACCGAGACCCGTGACGTCGACCTCATCAACGGACTCGCCGGCGACACCGGACTCGACGTCATCTCCCTGCACGCGCCGACCCTGCTGTTCCTGCCCCGGGTGCTGCACAAAGACCATTGGGAGAAGCTGCGGATCACCGCGAACCTCGCCAATGAAGTCGGCGCTGACACGGTCGTCCTCCACCCGCCGTTCCGCTGGCAGGGCGAATACGCCCTCGGCTTCGTCGACGGCGTCCGCCAGGTCGCCCAGGAGACCGGTGTGAGACTGGCCGTGGAGAACATGTACCCCTGGCGGGCCGGTCTGCGCGAGATCCAGGTCTACTACCCCGACTGGAACCCCCTGGACGAGGACTACGACGACCTCACCTTCGACTTCTCCCACGCATCCACCGCCGGCATGAATGCCCTGGAGACGGTGGGCGAGATCTTCGACCAGCTCCGCCACGTCCACCTCACCGACGGGGCCGGCTCACTCAAGGACGAACATCTCGTTCCGGGCGAAGGCACCATGCCCGTCGCCGAGACCCTGCAGTACCTCGCCAAACACAATTGGCAGGGCGACGTCGTCGTCGAGGTCAATACCCGATTCGTCCGCAGACAGTCAGCGCGCGAGAAGATGCTCGCTGACTCCATAGCCTTCGCCCGTGAACACCTCGGCCTCGACGCGGATACTCCGCGACGCAACGCCCACAGCCACACCCGCACCTCCGAGCACAGGCCCTCGCGATCCGGAAAAGCCGGCGCCGAGAGCTGA
- the proC gene encoding pyrroline-5-carboxylate reductase — MTTIASIGTGNMGTALIQGILTADASITVRATTNSTASAQRLRTDLPTATVTSLEDDAEANRKAAAGADFVFLGVKPWMMAETLRGLADDLDQDSVLVSMAAGVAAADLAQLAPENPIVRIMPNTPSAIGHGVIALAPTAEVTAASVDTLKSLLSGAGLVVDLDESQIPAMTGISGSGVAYFFLLAEAMIAAGVKQGLSEDVARQMVVATADGAGRLLTEKPDPAAQRQAVSSKGGTTLAGLQQFLDSGIFDIAEAAAQAAADRSLEMERENSEVING; from the coding sequence TTGACCACCATCGCCTCCATCGGAACCGGCAACATGGGCACGGCCCTCATCCAGGGAATCCTCACCGCCGACGCGAGCATCACCGTCCGCGCGACGACGAATTCGACCGCCTCGGCGCAGCGGCTCCGCACCGATCTGCCCACAGCCACGGTCACCTCGTTGGAGGACGATGCCGAAGCGAATCGGAAAGCCGCGGCCGGAGCCGATTTCGTGTTCCTCGGCGTGAAGCCGTGGATGATGGCCGAGACCCTGCGTGGACTCGCCGACGACCTCGACCAGGACTCCGTGCTCGTATCCATGGCGGCCGGCGTCGCTGCCGCAGACCTCGCGCAGCTTGCCCCCGAGAATCCGATCGTGCGGATCATGCCGAACACGCCGAGCGCCATCGGCCACGGCGTCATCGCGCTGGCCCCCACCGCCGAGGTGACCGCTGCCAGCGTGGACACACTGAAGTCGCTGTTGTCGGGCGCCGGCCTCGTCGTCGATCTCGACGAATCCCAGATCCCGGCCATGACCGGAATCTCCGGGTCCGGAGTGGCGTACTTCTTCCTCCTCGCCGAGGCCATGATCGCCGCAGGTGTCAAGCAGGGCCTGAGTGAGGACGTCGCCCGTCAGATGGTCGTGGCCACAGCCGACGGCGCCGGCCGACTCCTGACCGAGAAGCCCGACCCCGCCGCGCAGCGTCAGGCCGTGAGCAGCAAGGGCGGGACGACCTTGGCCGGACTCCAGCAGTTCCTCGACTCCGGGATCTTCGATATCGCCGAGGCGGCCGCGCAGGCGGCGGCGGACCGTTCCCTGGAGATGGAACGTGAGAACTCGGAGGTCATCAACGGGTGA
- a CDS encoding cation acetate symporter, protein MSTLAIGDFVASGVDLLSAATTEVENNPVLNITIFAAFVAVTMFIVLRASRNNRSASDYYAGGRSFTGPQNGFAIAGDYLSAASFLGICGAIAVNGYDGFLYSIGFLVAWLVALLIVAELMRNTGKFTMADVLSFRLKQRPVRMAAALSTLAVCFFYLLAQMAGAGGLVSLLMGIDGKVGQSLVIAVVGALMIIYVLVGGMKGTTWVQIVKAILLIAGAFAMTIWVLALNGFNLSTLLASAVDNAAEGVGEGVLNPGLQYGENPLDFISLALALVLGTAGLPHVLMRFYTVPTAKEARRSVVWAIWLIGAFYLFTLVLGYGAAALVGADAIKNAPGGVNSAAPLLALQLGGPLLMGFISAVAFATILAVVAGLAITAAASFAHDIYANVIKKGHVEDSEAEVKIARRTVVVIGAVAIIGGIGVQGQNIAFLVALAFAVAASANLPTIVYSLFWKRFTTRGAVWSIYGGLISAMVLIAFSPVVSGSETAMIPGADFAIFPLSNPGIISIPLGFILGWIASVTDRTVESPELAAEMDVRAHTGFGAEEAVEH, encoded by the coding sequence ATGAGCACTCTGGCAATCGGAGACTTCGTCGCTTCCGGAGTAGACCTCCTCAGCGCAGCGACCACCGAGGTGGAGAACAACCCGGTCCTCAACATCACGATCTTCGCCGCATTCGTCGCGGTCACGATGTTCATCGTTCTGCGGGCCAGCCGCAACAACAGATCCGCTTCGGACTACTATGCGGGCGGCCGGTCGTTCACCGGACCGCAGAACGGCTTCGCCATCGCCGGTGATTACCTCTCCGCCGCATCCTTCCTCGGCATCTGCGGCGCGATCGCGGTCAACGGCTACGACGGATTCCTCTACTCCATCGGCTTCCTCGTCGCCTGGCTCGTCGCCCTGCTCATCGTCGCCGAACTCATGCGCAACACCGGCAAATTCACCATGGCCGATGTGCTGTCCTTCCGCCTCAAGCAGCGCCCCGTGCGCATGGCGGCAGCTCTGTCGACCCTGGCGGTCTGCTTCTTCTATCTGCTCGCGCAGATGGCCGGCGCCGGCGGGCTCGTGTCTCTGCTCATGGGCATCGACGGCAAGGTCGGCCAGTCGCTGGTCATCGCCGTCGTCGGCGCGCTGATGATCATCTACGTCCTCGTCGGCGGAATGAAAGGCACTACCTGGGTGCAGATCGTCAAGGCGATCCTGCTCATCGCCGGCGCCTTCGCCATGACCATCTGGGTGCTCGCACTCAATGGCTTCAACCTCTCGACCCTGCTGGCCTCGGCCGTGGACAACGCAGCCGAAGGAGTCGGGGAAGGCGTCCTCAACCCGGGTCTGCAGTACGGCGAGAATCCTCTCGACTTCATCTCCCTGGCACTGGCGCTCGTGCTGGGCACGGCGGGTCTGCCCCACGTGCTCATGCGCTTCTACACCGTCCCCACTGCCAAGGAAGCTCGCCGATCCGTGGTGTGGGCGATCTGGCTCATCGGTGCGTTCTACCTCTTCACCCTCGTGCTCGGCTATGGTGCGGCTGCACTCGTCGGCGCCGACGCGATCAAGAACGCTCCTGGCGGCGTGAACTCCGCTGCGCCGCTCCTGGCGCTGCAGCTCGGAGGGCCGCTGCTCATGGGCTTCATCTCCGCGGTCGCGTTCGCCACGATCCTCGCGGTGGTGGCGGGTCTGGCGATCACCGCGGCGGCCTCGTTCGCTCACGATATCTACGCCAACGTCATCAAGAAGGGCCACGTCGAGGACTCCGAGGCGGAGGTCAAGATCGCCCGCCGCACTGTCGTCGTCATCGGTGCGGTCGCGATCATCGGCGGCATCGGAGTGCAGGGACAGAACATCGCATTCCTTGTGGCCCTCGCCTTCGCCGTCGCCGCCAGTGCTAACCTGCCCACGATCGTGTATTCGCTGTTCTGGAAGCGCTTCACCACTCGCGGTGCGGTGTGGTCGATCTACGGCGGACTGATCTCGGCGATGGTGCTCATCGCGTTCTCGCCTGTCGTCTCTGGCTCCGAGACCGCGATGATCCCCGGTGCCGACTTCGCGATCTTCCCGCTGTCGAACCCCGGCATCATCTCGATTCCGCTCGGCTTCATTCTCGGCTGGATCGCCTCGGTGACCGACCGGACGGTGGAGAGTCCCGAGCTGGCCGCCGAAATGGACGTCCGTGCCCATACCGGATTCGGCGCCGAGGAGGCTGTCGAGCACTGA
- the glpK gene encoding glycerol kinase GlpK, whose translation MSQEKFILAIDQGTTSSRAIVFNHDGQIVSSGQLEHEQIFPRAGWVEHDPVEIIKNTNEAIGQALARANINRHQLEGVGITNQRETTVIWNKNTGEPVYNAIVWQDARTQKVCDELAGDEGPDKYKDRVGLPLATYFAGPKAKWIFDNVDGVKEAAAAGDLLFGTMDTWVIWNLTGGVNGGIHVTDVTNASRTMLMNIDTLDWNPDIAADMGIPVEMLPEIRSCSEIYGYGAKNGLIIDTPICGILGDQQAATFGQACFEKGQAKNTYGTGNFMLINTGNEPVASKNGLLTTVAYKIGEDEAVYALEGSVAVTGSLVQWLRDNFGIIKDAPEVETLAKQVDDNGGCYIVPAFSGLFAPHWESDARGVMVGLTRYVNKNHIARAALESVAFQSREVLDSMNLDSGVELTELKVDGGMVANETLMQFQADLLGVPVIRPEVIETTALGAAYAAGIAVKFWKGEEDVRKNWREDKRWNPSMDDETVDRLYRLWNKAVEKSKKWVDDDTEALYG comes from the coding sequence ATGAGTCAGGAAAAGTTCATCCTCGCCATCGACCAGGGCACCACCTCGTCGCGGGCGATCGTCTTCAACCATGACGGGCAGATCGTGTCGTCCGGCCAGCTGGAACACGAGCAGATCTTCCCTCGCGCCGGCTGGGTCGAGCACGACCCGGTTGAGATCATCAAGAACACAAACGAGGCGATCGGTCAGGCCCTGGCTCGGGCGAATATCAACCGCCACCAGCTCGAGGGCGTGGGCATCACGAACCAGCGTGAGACCACCGTCATCTGGAACAAGAACACCGGCGAACCCGTCTACAACGCCATCGTGTGGCAGGATGCCCGAACCCAGAAGGTCTGCGACGAACTCGCCGGGGACGAAGGACCGGACAAGTACAAGGACCGGGTGGGTCTGCCCCTGGCGACCTACTTCGCCGGTCCGAAGGCCAAGTGGATCTTCGACAACGTCGACGGGGTCAAGGAAGCCGCCGCGGCCGGGGACCTGCTCTTCGGCACCATGGACACCTGGGTGATCTGGAACCTCACCGGCGGGGTCAACGGCGGAATCCACGTCACCGACGTCACGAACGCCTCGCGGACGATGCTGATGAACATCGACACCCTCGACTGGAACCCTGACATCGCGGCAGATATGGGCATTCCCGTCGAGATGCTGCCCGAGATCAGGTCCTGCTCGGAGATTTACGGCTACGGGGCGAAGAACGGACTCATCATCGACACCCCGATCTGCGGCATCCTCGGCGATCAGCAGGCTGCGACGTTCGGTCAGGCCTGTTTCGAGAAGGGTCAGGCGAAGAACACCTACGGCACTGGCAATTTCATGCTCATCAACACCGGCAATGAGCCGGTGGCCAGCAAGAACGGCCTGCTCACCACGGTCGCGTACAAGATCGGCGAGGACGAAGCCGTCTACGCACTCGAAGGATCGGTGGCCGTGACCGGTTCGCTCGTGCAGTGGCTGCGCGACAACTTCGGCATCATCAAGGACGCCCCCGAGGTCGAAACCCTGGCCAAGCAGGTCGACGACAACGGCGGCTGCTATATCGTGCCCGCGTTCTCCGGACTCTTCGCCCCGCACTGGGAGTCCGATGCCCGCGGTGTGATGGTGGGTCTGACACGGTATGTGAACAAGAACCACATCGCTCGGGCAGCTCTGGAATCCGTGGCGTTCCAGTCGCGCGAGGTCCTCGACTCGATGAACCTCGACTCCGGTGTCGAACTCACCGAGCTCAAGGTCGATGGTGGCATGGTCGCCAACGAAACGCTCATGCAGTTCCAGGCCGACCTCCTCGGCGTGCCCGTCATCCGACCCGAGGTCATCGAGACTACGGCGCTGGGTGCGGCGTACGCGGCGGGCATCGCCGTGAAGTTCTGGAAGGGTGAGGAGGACGTGCGGAAGAACTGGCGCGAGGACAAACGCTGGAATCCGTCGATGGACGACGAGACCGTCGACCGCCTCTACCGCCTCTGGAACAAGGCGGTGGAGAAGTCGAAGAAATGGGTCGACGACGACACCGAAGCCCTCTACGGCTGA
- a CDS encoding enoyl-CoA hydratase/isomerase family protein, with product MRPDGSYRPVDLEGFDFTVTGGVGTLVIDRTEKRNAISRPMWRALPQIIANVDADDSIGALVITGAGGHFSAGSDIADLDVPLADFWELNATAEAALANSRTPTIAAITGNCVGGGTEIAAACDIRIAAPGSIFGVTAAKLGLVYPAGPTKRLAQILGDAWARYLLITASIVKFEKMAELGFFHEVSDTPLETAQALGERIVGLSRLSQVGAKAVLDGEVTEDTEPPGWLDEAYRAEITRGQEAFFAKEPPEFGFAKTAWQNGPEVRSHGGPRRG from the coding sequence ATGAGACCAGACGGTTCATACCGTCCGGTCGATCTCGAGGGTTTCGACTTCACCGTCACCGGTGGAGTCGGAACCCTCGTCATTGATCGGACCGAAAAGCGCAATGCCATCTCCCGGCCCATGTGGAGGGCGCTGCCGCAGATCATCGCGAACGTCGACGCCGACGATTCGATCGGTGCGCTCGTGATCACCGGGGCCGGCGGGCACTTCTCCGCCGGTTCGGACATCGCCGACCTCGATGTGCCGCTCGCCGACTTCTGGGAACTCAACGCCACCGCCGAGGCGGCCCTGGCGAACTCGCGGACCCCGACGATCGCAGCTATCACCGGCAACTGTGTGGGCGGGGGAACGGAGATCGCCGCGGCCTGCGATATCCGCATCGCCGCCCCGGGATCGATCTTCGGCGTCACCGCGGCCAAGCTCGGGCTCGTCTACCCGGCCGGCCCCACGAAGCGCCTGGCTCAGATCCTCGGCGACGCCTGGGCGAGGTATCTGCTGATCACGGCCTCGATCGTGAAGTTCGAGAAGATGGCCGAACTCGGCTTCTTCCACGAAGTCTCCGACACCCCGCTCGAGACGGCGCAGGCCCTCGGTGAGCGGATCGTGGGACTGTCCCGGCTCAGCCAGGTCGGAGCCAAGGCAGTTCTCGACGGTGAAGTGACGGAGGACACGGAGCCCCCTGGGTGGCTCGATGAGGCCTACCGGGCAGAGATCACCCGCGGTCAGGAAGCCTTCTTCGCCAAGGAACCGCCGGAATTCGGCTTCGCCAAAACTGCGTGGCAGAACGGTCCTGAGGTCCGTTCTCACGGAGGCCCACGGAGAGGATAA
- a CDS encoding helix-turn-helix transcriptional regulator translates to MNAHAKETRALKVETRRLFVEAVDSLHQSGTGDVVFGGMVEEDSVAVEAVAGADKNLLSTLIVSTGRGLGGRAMTEGTPQLTRDYEIDPLITHHYDEEVLGEGIRVLVAVPTLHGGEVTGMVYCGHRADYNAAAPQTGDLVRRVRQLSVDLARLGYRQEPRGPVKEEPLYPDLDPSGREALRHTYAELRAIRSGIVDGETREKLTGIETRLADILSGHNPENFQTPVPAVRLSPRETDILSHVALGWPNARIAEALSLRESTVKSYLNTAMVKLSARTRHEAVSIARSSHVLP, encoded by the coding sequence ATGAATGCGCACGCCAAGGAAACGCGGGCTCTCAAGGTCGAGACCCGTCGCCTATTCGTCGAAGCCGTCGATTCCCTGCACCAGAGCGGCACGGGTGACGTCGTCTTCGGAGGCATGGTCGAAGAGGATTCGGTCGCGGTCGAAGCCGTCGCCGGCGCCGATAAGAACCTGCTCTCGACCCTCATCGTCAGCACCGGGCGCGGCCTCGGCGGACGGGCCATGACCGAAGGCACTCCGCAGCTGACCCGCGATTATGAGATCGACCCTCTCATAACCCACCATTACGACGAGGAGGTCCTCGGCGAGGGCATCCGTGTCCTCGTCGCCGTCCCCACACTGCACGGCGGTGAGGTCACCGGTATGGTCTACTGCGGCCACCGCGCCGACTACAACGCCGCCGCCCCGCAGACGGGAGACCTCGTCAGACGGGTACGACAGCTCTCGGTCGATCTCGCTCGACTCGGATACCGGCAGGAACCGCGCGGCCCCGTCAAGGAGGAACCGCTCTACCCGGATCTGGATCCCTCGGGACGCGAAGCTCTCCGGCACACCTATGCCGAGCTGAGAGCCATCCGCTCCGGGATCGTCGATGGGGAGACCCGAGAGAAGCTCACCGGCATCGAGACGCGCCTGGCCGATATTCTCTCCGGACACAATCCGGAGAACTTCCAGACGCCGGTGCCCGCAGTCAGGCTGTCGCCGAGGGAGACCGACATCCTCTCGCATGTCGCCTTGGGCTGGCCGAATGCCCGCATCGCCGAGGCGCTGTCGCTGCGCGAGTCGACGGTGAAGTCCTATCTCAATACGGCGATGGTCAAGCTCTCGGCACGGACCCGCCATGAGGCCGTGTCCATCGCCCGCTCGTCCCACGTCCTCCCCTGA
- a CDS encoding glycerol-3-phosphate dehydrogenase/oxidase: protein MRNGELSPNFRDQALETLKKTSAADPLDVFVVGGGVTGAGSAFDAATRGLKVGVVDAKDWASGTSSRSSKLMHGGLRYLEMLDFKLVAEALKERDLLLQHTAPHLVEPVAFVFPFEHRLIDRAFIGSGVLLYDTMATRPGRKRAVPMHRHLGKKALSSHFPGLADDAAVGALEYYDAKVDDARFVMTLVRSAVSYGAAAANHVSVIGYLHDGDQVTGVHARDEISGEEFDIHARRTILAGGVWTEEQQDLAKADAGLKVLASKGVHITVAEDKIKADPNTGIISKTEKSVLFVIPWEGYWVIGTTDTPWNEDVDAPVATSQDIDYLLEHANAILADKLTRDDVIGVYSGLRPLLQPVVKEGQASTKVSREHTVMEVEPALAAIAGGKFTTYRVMAEDAVDFVLGDDAKDRRSLTESVPLLGAQGVGALRRGQSGIAEKYGWDEDRVKRLIRRYGTLIEDLLDLVDEDPELGQPLEGAERYLRVEAHYAAAAEGAVHLSDILERRMRLNYEAADRGKNAAEAVAAIVAPVLGWDDDRQTAEVEAFNAHVDAQVAAESTDDDASAAALVGETLH from the coding sequence ATGAGAAATGGTGAGCTGTCCCCGAACTTCCGTGACCAGGCACTCGAGACACTGAAGAAGACGAGCGCGGCCGACCCGCTCGACGTCTTCGTCGTCGGTGGGGGAGTGACGGGAGCAGGATCGGCCTTCGACGCAGCTACGCGCGGACTCAAAGTCGGTGTCGTCGACGCGAAGGACTGGGCTTCGGGAACCTCCTCTCGATCATCGAAGCTCATGCACGGCGGACTGCGCTACCTCGAGATGCTCGACTTCAAGCTCGTCGCCGAGGCTCTGAAGGAACGCGATCTGCTGCTCCAGCACACCGCGCCCCACCTCGTCGAACCCGTCGCTTTCGTCTTCCCCTTCGAACACCGCCTCATCGACCGTGCCTTCATCGGCTCCGGAGTGTTGCTCTACGACACGATGGCCACCCGGCCCGGCCGCAAACGCGCCGTGCCGATGCACCGGCACCTGGGCAAGAAGGCACTGAGCTCACACTTCCCGGGCCTGGCCGATGACGCCGCCGTCGGAGCCCTCGAATACTACGACGCGAAAGTCGACGACGCCCGCTTCGTCATGACTCTGGTCCGTTCGGCTGTGAGCTACGGAGCCGCAGCCGCCAACCACGTCTCCGTCATCGGCTATCTCCACGACGGCGACCAGGTCACCGGCGTGCACGCCCGGGACGAGATCAGCGGTGAGGAATTCGACATCCACGCCCGCCGCACCATCCTCGCCGGAGGCGTCTGGACCGAAGAGCAGCAGGATCTGGCGAAGGCCGACGCCGGTCTCAAGGTGCTCGCCTCCAAGGGCGTGCACATCACCGTGGCCGAAGACAAGATCAAGGCCGACCCGAACACCGGAATCATCTCGAAGACGGAGAAATCCGTCCTCTTCGTCATCCCCTGGGAAGGCTATTGGGTCATCGGCACCACCGACACCCCGTGGAACGAAGACGTCGACGCCCCGGTGGCGACCTCGCAGGACATCGACTACCTGCTCGAACACGCCAACGCCATCCTCGCCGACAAACTCACCCGCGACGACGTCATCGGCGTCTACTCCGGACTGCGGCCGCTGCTCCAGCCGGTCGTCAAAGAGGGACAGGCTTCGACGAAGGTCTCCCGCGAACACACCGTCATGGAGGTCGAGCCGGCTCTGGCCGCGATCGCTGGAGGCAAGTTCACCACCTACCGAGTGATGGCCGAAGACGCCGTCGACTTCGTCCTCGGCGACGATGCGAAGGACCGCCGGTCACTCACCGAATCGGTGCCGCTGCTCGGTGCCCAGGGAGTGGGTGCGCTGCGGCGCGGCCAGTCCGGGATCGCAGAGAAGTACGGCTGGGACGAAGACCGCGTCAAACGGCTCATCCGCCGCTACGGCACCCTCATCGAGGATCTTCTCGACCTCGTCGATGAGGATCCCGAACTCGGTCAGCCGCTGGAAGGCGCCGAACGCTACCTGCGCGTCGAAGCCCACTACGCGGCCGCCGCGGAGGGGGCCGTCCACCTCAGTGACATCCTGGAGAGGCGGATGCGGCTGAACTACGAAGCCGCGGACCGGGGGAAGAACGCCGCCGAGGCGGTCGCGGCCATCGTCGCACCCGTCCTCGGATGGGACGACGACCGGCAGACGGCCGAGGTCGAAGCGTTCAACGCCCACGTCGACGCTCAGGTCGCGGCCGAGTCCACCGACGACGACGCCTCGGCGGCGGCCCTGGTCGGTGAGACCCTCCACTGA